Proteins from a genomic interval of Coraliomargarita sinensis:
- the glgB gene encoding 1,4-alpha-glucan branching protein GlgB yields MITTKAELDSVTKVKCAQPHDILGMHPHKTKDGKKCLLVRAYLDDAKSCEVVDVAKPEGARYPLKKISKDGFFEGLIEDRKDVFRYRLRIERFNGEIRQFFDPYRFLPTISDDDLYLISEGTDTRVHHKMGSHLREVDGVQGASFAVWAPNAQRVSVVGDFNHWNGRYHPMRRIGNSGVWELFIPGLESGMKYKFEIATAQGIPQLKTDPYATFFEAPPHNASIICEVDDYEWGDAAWIKRREKTNWMEEPISVYELHAGSWKLVVEDANRPLTYREMAKELVDYVKEMGYTHVEFMPLSEHPFDGSWGYQVTGFFAPTHRFGSPKDFMYLVDILHQKGIGVIMDWVPAHFPTDSFALAQFDGTALYEHADPRQGFHHDWGTLIFNFGRDEVRGFLIASALAWLERYHIDGLRVDAVASMLYLDYSREEGEWIPNKHGGRENLEAIEFLKKTNVLAHELFPGTLMIAEESTAFPGVTKPVKDGGLGFDMKWNMGWMHDTLQYFSKDPIYRKYEHGQLSFGMLYQYSEHFTQVFSHDEVVHGKGSMIMKMPGEPMSNKAHQLRLLYALMWLWPGKKTLFMGSDFGQSAEWKYNASLDWHLLEYIDHRGIQMLIRDLNHFYRKMPAVAKLDNEEAGFEWINCTDGDNSVLSFLRKGKKKTDGIVAVGNFTPVRREGYRVGVPHAGFWKEVINTDAKDYGGQGYGNCGGIEAEAIEWDGRPYSIKLDVPPFAMCAFRLKA; encoded by the coding sequence GTGATTACGACAAAAGCAGAGCTCGATTCCGTCACCAAGGTGAAGTGCGCCCAGCCCCACGACATTCTTGGTATGCATCCTCACAAAACGAAGGATGGTAAGAAGTGCCTCCTGGTCCGGGCATACTTGGATGACGCCAAAAGCTGCGAGGTCGTCGATGTCGCGAAGCCTGAGGGGGCGCGCTACCCCTTGAAGAAAATCAGCAAGGACGGTTTTTTCGAGGGCTTGATCGAGGACCGCAAGGACGTTTTCCGCTACCGTCTTCGGATCGAGCGTTTCAATGGCGAGATTCGCCAGTTCTTCGATCCCTACAGGTTTTTGCCGACTATTTCCGACGACGATCTCTATCTCATCAGTGAAGGCACGGACACCCGGGTACACCACAAAATGGGTTCGCATCTCCGCGAGGTCGACGGTGTTCAGGGGGCGTCCTTTGCCGTTTGGGCCCCCAATGCACAGCGGGTTTCCGTAGTTGGTGATTTCAATCACTGGAACGGGCGTTACCATCCCATGCGCCGTATCGGCAATTCAGGTGTCTGGGAGCTCTTTATCCCCGGCCTGGAGTCCGGCATGAAATACAAATTCGAGATCGCCACCGCACAGGGGATACCGCAGCTCAAGACCGACCCTTACGCGACTTTCTTCGAAGCGCCCCCGCACAATGCCTCCATCATCTGCGAAGTCGACGACTACGAGTGGGGCGATGCGGCGTGGATCAAGCGCCGCGAAAAGACCAACTGGATGGAGGAACCGATTTCGGTCTATGAACTGCATGCCGGTTCATGGAAGCTGGTGGTGGAGGATGCCAATCGCCCCCTGACCTATCGCGAAATGGCCAAAGAGCTGGTCGATTATGTCAAGGAGATGGGCTACACCCACGTTGAGTTCATGCCGCTTTCGGAACACCCGTTCGATGGCTCTTGGGGGTATCAGGTGACGGGCTTCTTCGCGCCCACCCATCGATTCGGCTCGCCCAAGGATTTCATGTATTTGGTCGACATCCTGCACCAGAAAGGGATCGGGGTGATCATGGACTGGGTGCCGGCACACTTTCCCACCGACAGCTTCGCGCTCGCACAGTTCGACGGCACCGCGCTCTACGAACATGCGGACCCGCGCCAGGGGTTTCACCACGACTGGGGCACGTTGATTTTCAACTTCGGTCGCGATGAAGTGCGCGGCTTTCTCATCGCCTCCGCGCTGGCCTGGCTGGAACGTTATCACATCGACGGCCTGCGGGTCGACGCGGTGGCCTCCATGCTCTACCTCGATTATTCCAGGGAAGAAGGGGAGTGGATCCCCAATAAACACGGTGGCCGGGAAAACCTCGAAGCGATCGAGTTTCTCAAGAAAACCAATGTACTTGCGCATGAACTGTTTCCGGGTACCTTAATGATTGCCGAAGAGTCCACCGCCTTTCCCGGGGTGACCAAGCCGGTAAAAGACGGCGGCCTCGGCTTCGATATGAAGTGGAATATGGGCTGGATGCACGACACGCTGCAGTATTTCAGCAAGGACCCGATTTACCGGAAGTATGAGCACGGGCAGCTCTCCTTCGGGATGCTCTATCAGTATTCCGAGCATTTTACCCAGGTTTTCTCCCACGACGAAGTCGTGCATGGCAAAGGCTCCATGATCATGAAAATGCCCGGCGAACCCATGTCGAACAAGGCGCACCAGCTGCGTTTGCTCTACGCCTTGATGTGGCTCTGGCCGGGCAAGAAGACCCTCTTTATGGGGAGTGACTTCGGTCAGTCCGCCGAGTGGAAATACAACGCCAGCCTGGATTGGCATTTACTCGAGTACATCGACCACCGGGGTATTCAGATGCTGATCCGCGACCTGAACCATTTTTATCGCAAGATGCCCGCCGTCGCGAAACTGGATAACGAGGAAGCCGGTTTCGAGTGGATCAACTGCACCGATGGCGACAACAGCGTGCTCAGCTTCCTGAGAAAAGGTAAGAAGAAGACGGATGGCATCGTTGCCGTCGGTAACTTTACCCCGGTTCGTCGGGAAGGCTATCGCGTCGGCGTGCCGCACGCAGGTTTCTGGAAAGAAGTCATCAACACGGATGCCAAGGATTACGGCGGCCAGGGCTACGGTAACTGCGGCGGGATCGAAGCCGAGGCGATCGAGTGGGACGGCCGTCCGTACTCCATCAAGCTGGATGTGCCGCCCTTCGCAATGTGTGCCTTCAGGCTGAAGGCGTAA